In Myxococcota bacterium, a single window of DNA contains:
- a CDS encoding deoxyguanosinetriphosphate triphosphohydrolase, with product MRTRAELEKREAESLAPYALLARDSRGRIEPEAPHAYRTAFQRDRDRVLHARAFRRLQYKTQVFPYSEGDHFRNRLTHTLEVAQIARTVARALGVNEDLVEAIVLSHDLGHPPFGHAGEHVLNGLLKPHGGFEHNRQSLRIVDWLEDRSERYPGLNLCHETRAGILKHGSTYPHYPHPVPLPDLGLGPSLEAQIANCCDEVAYHTHDLDDGLRAEILDWESLGELPLVRRALAAAHGEGKSDARSARAQLTVALIDLMATDLIEASARRLEQARPASAAAAAALPERALGFSPDVAHEKRELARFLFERFYRHHRVLRMAAKAERILGDLWRAYAADPRQLPPHVLERARGEPEERAIADYIAGMTDRFAMDEHDRLFDPHTHV from the coding sequence GTGCGGACCCGCGCGGAGCTCGAGAAGCGCGAAGCCGAGTCACTCGCGCCGTACGCCCTGCTGGCGCGTGACTCGCGCGGGCGCATCGAGCCGGAGGCGCCCCACGCCTATCGCACGGCCTTCCAGCGCGACCGCGACCGCGTGCTGCACGCGCGCGCCTTCCGCAGGCTGCAGTACAAGACGCAAGTCTTTCCCTACTCCGAGGGCGACCACTTCCGCAACCGGCTGACTCACACGCTCGAGGTCGCGCAGATCGCGCGCACCGTCGCGCGCGCGCTGGGCGTGAACGAGGACCTGGTCGAGGCGATCGTGCTGTCCCACGACCTGGGTCACCCGCCGTTCGGTCACGCGGGCGAGCACGTCCTGAACGGGCTCTTGAAGCCGCACGGGGGCTTCGAGCACAACCGTCAGAGCCTGCGCATCGTCGACTGGCTCGAGGACCGTTCCGAGCGCTACCCGGGGCTCAACCTGTGTCACGAGACGCGCGCAGGCATCCTGAAGCACGGCTCGACCTACCCGCACTATCCACACCCGGTGCCGCTGCCCGACCTGGGCCTGGGGCCGAGTCTCGAGGCGCAGATCGCGAACTGTTGTGACGAGGTCGCGTACCACACGCACGACCTCGACGACGGCCTGCGCGCCGAGATCTTGGACTGGGAGTCATTGGGCGAGCTGCCGCTGGTGCGCCGGGCGCTCGCCGCGGCGCACGGGGAAGGGAAGAGCGACGCGCGCAGCGCGCGCGCGCAGCTGACCGTGGCGCTGATCGACCTCATGGCCACCGACCTGATCGAGGCGAGCGCGCGCCGGCTCGAACAGGCGCGCCCGGCCTCGGCTGCCGCGGCCGCCGCGCTGCCCGAGCGCGCGCTCGGCTTCTCACCCGACGTCGCGCACGAGAAGCGCGAGCTCGCGCGCTTCCTGTTCGAGCGCTTCTACCGGCACCACCGCGTGCTGCGCATGGCCGCGAAGGCCGAGCGCATTCTCGGCGACCTGTGGCGGGCCTACGCCGCCGACCCGCGCCAGCTGCCGCCCCACGTGCTCGAGCGCGCGCGCGGCGAGCCCGAAGAGCGCGCGATCGCCGACTACATCGCGGGCATGACCGACCGCTTCGCGATGGACGAGCACGACCGCCTCTTCGACCCCCATACCCATGTCTGA
- a CDS encoding histidine triad nucleotide-binding protein, giving the protein MPDDCLFCRIVAKQVPAKIVRENERIVAFEDLHPQAPSHVLLIPREHIVSALEIGPATRALAGELIELAGAIARERGFADDGYRLVFNTNRAAGQSVDHIHLHLLGGRRFGWPPG; this is encoded by the coding sequence ATGCCCGATGACTGTCTCTTCTGCCGGATCGTGGCGAAGCAGGTCCCCGCGAAGATCGTGCGCGAGAACGAGCGCATCGTGGCCTTCGAAGACCTCCACCCGCAGGCGCCCAGCCACGTGCTGTTGATCCCGCGCGAGCACATCGTCTCGGCGCTGGAGATCGGGCCGGCCACGCGCGCGCTCGCGGGCGAGCTGATCGAGCTGGCCGGGGCGATCGCGCGCGAGCGGGGCTTCGCGGACGATGGCTACCGGCTGGTCTTCAACACCAACCGCGCCGCCGGTCAGAGCGTCGACCACATCCACCTGCACCTGCTGGGCGGGCGCAGGTTCGGCTGGCCGCCCGGGTAG
- a CDS encoding aminotransferase class V-fold PLP-dependent enzyme — protein sequence MSPLSLPDRLLLGPGPSAVSEEVRAALARPPIGHLDPAFLALLDEIQVMLRRVFRAESAFAFPLSGTGSAGMEACLVNLLEPGESALVAVNGVFGERISTIAERAGARVLRVEAEMGQAVPVERLVAEIQARRPALVALVHAETSTGVEQPIAEVARAARAAGALVLMDCVTSLSGIDVRFDDWQVDAAYSGTQKCLACPPGLSPIALGPRALARLERRTRPVQSWYLDFTLIGRYLGASRVYHHTAPISMIYGLHAALERVLAEGLEARFARHRAASLRLIAGLEARGFRMLVAPELRLPMLNAVIPPVPDEAALRRQLLERHGIEVGGGLGKLAGRIWRIGLMGENARPEVVDRLLAALDASL from the coding sequence ATGAGCCCGCTGTCTCTGCCCGACCGCCTGTTGCTGGGCCCCGGTCCGAGCGCCGTCTCGGAAGAGGTGCGCGCGGCGCTCGCGCGCCCGCCGATCGGTCACCTGGATCCGGCGTTCCTGGCGCTGCTCGACGAGATACAAGTCATGCTGCGGCGCGTGTTCCGCGCCGAGTCGGCGTTCGCGTTCCCGCTCTCGGGCACCGGCAGCGCGGGCATGGAGGCGTGTCTGGTGAACCTGCTCGAGCCCGGCGAGAGCGCGCTCGTAGCAGTGAACGGCGTGTTCGGCGAGCGCATCTCGACCATCGCCGAGCGCGCGGGCGCGCGCGTGCTGCGCGTCGAGGCCGAGATGGGCCAGGCGGTGCCGGTCGAGAGACTGGTCGCCGAGATCCAGGCGCGCCGGCCCGCGCTGGTGGCGCTCGTGCACGCCGAGACCTCGACCGGCGTGGAGCAGCCGATCGCCGAGGTGGCGCGCGCCGCGCGCGCCGCGGGGGCGCTCGTGCTCATGGACTGCGTGACCTCGCTCTCGGGCATCGACGTGCGCTTCGACGACTGGCAGGTCGACGCGGCCTATTCGGGCACGCAGAAGTGTCTCGCGTGCCCGCCCGGTCTGTCGCCGATCGCGCTGGGTCCGCGCGCGCTCGCGCGGCTCGAGCGCCGCACGCGGCCGGTGCAGAGCTGGTATCTCGACTTCACGCTGATCGGCCGCTATCTCGGCGCGAGCCGCGTCTACCACCACACCGCGCCGATCTCGATGATCTACGGGCTCCACGCCGCGCTCGAGCGCGTGCTCGCGGAGGGCCTCGAGGCGCGCTTCGCGCGCCACCGCGCCGCATCGCTGCGCCTGATCGCCGGGCTCGAGGCGCGCGGCTTCCGCATGCTGGTCGCCCCGGAGCTGCGCCTGCCCATGCTGAACGCGGTGATTCCGCCGGTGCCCGACGAGGCGGCGCTGCGGCGCCAGCTGCTCGAGAGACACGGCATCGAGGTGGGCGGCGGCCTGGGCAAGCTCGCCGGACGCATCTGGCGCATCGGCCTCATGGGTGAGAACGCGCGGCCCGAGGTCGTCGACCGGCTGCTCGCCGCGCTCGACGCGTCGCTCTAG
- a CDS encoding PilT/PilU family type 4a pilus ATPase, with amino-acid sequence MDRERLHRLLRLGFEKGASDIHFQVGYLPLYRFNGELVELKYKVLAMADTEAIARLLMENEKEKTLDGASEVDMAYEIPGEGRFRVNISRERRAYNIVLRVIPLSIKSFEELNLPSVLKTISSVQRGLVLVTGATGMGKSTTLATMLQEINRANKCKIVTIEDPVEFIFTHERSIITQREISTDTPSFPAALRAALRQDPDVIMVGEMRDAETVDTGLKAAETGHAVFSSIHTNDVVTTLRRIVSFFPVEEHQQVRERLADNLQSIVSLRLLPNKKGTGRVPAVEVLRTTRSIRECIRDMNRAVEIRDHIEKGHSDMQMQTFDQHLLELYQANKIKLETARDAASNPRDFATKLALEGDSSYTQEGPSGSDAGDEGRF; translated from the coding sequence ATGGATCGCGAGCGACTCCACCGACTGCTCCGACTCGGCTTCGAGAAGGGCGCGTCGGACATCCACTTCCAGGTCGGATACCTCCCGCTCTATCGCTTCAACGGCGAGCTGGTCGAGCTGAAGTACAAGGTGCTCGCGATGGCGGACACCGAGGCCATCGCTCGCCTTCTGATGGAGAACGAGAAGGAGAAGACACTCGACGGCGCATCCGAGGTCGACATGGCCTACGAGATCCCGGGCGAGGGTCGCTTCCGCGTCAACATCTCCCGCGAGCGGCGCGCGTACAACATCGTGCTGCGCGTGATTCCGCTCTCGATCAAGAGCTTCGAGGAGCTGAACCTGCCCTCGGTGCTGAAGACGATCTCGTCGGTGCAGCGCGGCCTGGTGCTCGTGACCGGCGCCACCGGCATGGGCAAGTCGACGACGCTCGCGACCATGCTCCAGGAGATCAACCGCGCGAACAAGTGCAAGATCGTCACGATCGAGGACCCGGTCGAGTTCATCTTCACGCACGAGCGCTCGATCATCACGCAGCGCGAGATCTCGACCGACACGCCGAGCTTCCCTGCCGCGCTGCGCGCCGCGCTGCGCCAGGACCCCGACGTGATCATGGTCGGCGAGATGCGCGACGCCGAGACCGTCGACACGGGCCTGAAGGCCGCGGAGACCGGTCACGCGGTGTTCTCGTCGATCCACACCAACGACGTCGTGACCACGCTGCGGCGCATCGTGTCGTTCTTCCCGGTCGAAGAGCACCAGCAGGTGCGCGAGAGACTCGCCGACAACCTGCAATCGATCGTTTCGCTGCGGCTCTTGCCCAACAAGAAGGGCACGGGCCGCGTGCCGGCGGTCGAGGTGCTGCGCACCACGCGTTCCATCCGCGAGTGCATCCGCGACATGAATCGCGCGGTCGAGATCCGCGACCACATCGAGAAGGGTCACTCGGACATGCAGATGCAGACCTTCGATCAGCATCTGCTCGAGCTCTACCAGGCCAACAAGATCAAGCTCGAGACCGCGCGCGACGCGGCCAGCAACCCGAGAGACTTCGCGACCAAGCTCGCGCTCGAAGGCGACAGCTCGTACACGCAGGAAGGCCCGTCCGGCTCGGATGCCGGCGACGAAGGCCGGTTCTAG
- a CDS encoding HAMP domain-containing sensor histidine kinase, giving the protein MEILALYTSPDTLGSALAAGARHLAAALQGFALVYQSGRSAAEPDGWAGFTCAKDAQIAGAELEEFIREAEASERPVRIDPPEGSPRVWARGAGGVFGFPIRHNGQPRGVALLGCPGPWPRVQNSGIESILRQIALVLDHHVVSGSRAPAEPSDEVLRLSEQLLAQDIELIKREERLTLVERLKADLIETMSYELRAPLNSIIERVISVLANEHEKLSSTGRDALRGVLDDGNALMRMLQNILDLWRVKQGEVAVEVQDVNLAEVIEEGIFNVRDTLQPEVVLEKRLPSSLPKIRTDLAKLNQILFHLLDNAAKFTRRGRIELELSVEEGQLFCSVTDTGIGIAPDDQEQIFDEFFRVDSSVDSRHRGAGLGLTLARALIEKLGGALSVQSEIGSGSRFSFTVPVTIS; this is encoded by the coding sequence ATGGAGATCCTGGCGCTCTATACGTCGCCCGACACGCTCGGGTCCGCACTCGCAGCCGGTGCCCGCCACCTGGCGGCCGCGCTGCAGGGCTTCGCGCTCGTGTACCAGTCGGGCCGATCCGCCGCGGAGCCCGACGGCTGGGCCGGCTTCACCTGCGCCAAGGACGCGCAGATCGCCGGCGCAGAGCTCGAGGAGTTCATTCGCGAGGCCGAGGCCTCGGAGCGCCCCGTGCGCATCGACCCGCCCGAAGGCAGCCCGCGCGTCTGGGCGCGCGGCGCCGGCGGCGTGTTCGGCTTCCCGATCCGCCACAACGGCCAGCCGCGCGGCGTCGCGCTGCTGGGCTGCCCCGGCCCCTGGCCGCGCGTGCAGAACTCCGGGATCGAGTCGATCCTGCGCCAGATCGCGCTCGTGCTCGACCACCACGTGGTCTCGGGCAGCCGCGCGCCGGCCGAGCCCTCCGACGAGGTCCTGCGCCTGTCCGAGCAGTTACTCGCGCAGGACATCGAGCTGATCAAGCGCGAGGAGCGACTCACTCTGGTCGAGCGGCTGAAGGCCGACTTGATCGAGACCATGTCGTACGAGCTGCGCGCGCCCCTGAACAGCATCATCGAGCGCGTGATCTCCGTGCTCGCCAACGAGCACGAGAAGCTGTCCTCGACCGGGCGCGACGCCCTGCGCGGCGTGCTCGACGACGGCAACGCGCTGATGCGCATGCTGCAGAACATCCTCGACCTGTGGCGCGTGAAGCAGGGCGAGGTCGCGGTCGAGGTCCAGGACGTGAACCTGGCCGAGGTGATCGAGGAAGGCATCTTCAACGTGCGTGACACGCTGCAGCCCGAGGTGGTGCTGGAGAAGCGCCTGCCCTCGAGCCTGCCGAAGATCCGCACGGACCTCGCGAAGCTGAACCAGATCCTCTTCCACCTGCTCGACAACGCGGCCAAGTTCACGCGCCGCGGCCGCATCGAGCTCGAGCTCTCGGTCGAAGAAGGTCAGCTCTTCTGCAGCGTGACCGACACGGGCATCGGCATCGCGCCGGACGACCAGGAGCAGATCTTCGACGAGTTCTTCCGCGTCGACTCCTCCGTCGACAGCCGCCACCGCGGCGCCGGCCTGGGCCTGACCCTCGCCCGAGCCCTGATCGAGAAGCTCGGCGGAGCGCTGTCGGTGCAGAGTGAGATCGGCTCCGGCTCGCGCTTCAGCTTCACGGTGCCGGTGACCATCTCGTAA
- the rpoZ gene encoding DNA-directed RNA polymerase subunit omega encodes MARITIEDCTERVGNRFALVLMVSVRTKQLMRGAKGLVKAGENKSVVNALREVAAGYVLSDIEDIEH; translated from the coding sequence ATGGCCCGCATCACGATCGAAGACTGCACCGAGCGCGTCGGCAACCGCTTCGCCCTGGTGCTGATGGTGTCCGTCCGGACGAAGCAGCTGATGCGCGGTGCCAAGGGCCTGGTGAAGGCCGGCGAGAACAAGTCGGTGGTGAACGCCCTGCGCGAAGTCGCCGCCGGATACGTGCTGTCCGACATCGAGGACATTGAGCACTAA